A stretch of Pseudolysobacter antarcticus DNA encodes these proteins:
- a CDS encoding MGDG synthase family glycosyltransferase produces the protein MHKKKILVLSVSAGAGHMRAAEALRSHAEVAHGDVHALHLDVMNFVSSAFRKLYTNAYIKLVEKHPALWGMLYRMTSEAEPDATLQKMRRGIERLNTKALLRAIDAFAPDAIICTHFLPAEILQHEIKQARLHAPVWVQVTDFDLHKMWVMPHMAGYFAANDEVAFRMRAAAIAPATIHVTGIPIMPAFAQPLSREECAREFGIDPARPTFLLMGGGAGVGQLDQVAERLMTAAKDFQLVVLAGKNVAVLGKLQKLAAQHPGRLFAQGFTHHVERLMACADLVITKPGGLTSSECLAMGVPMIVHSPIPGQEERNADYLLEQGAAMKAVDTLGLEFRIQMLLAEPRRLQLMRDKAAALGRPDAAANVLRIVLSALAARDSK, from the coding sequence ATGCACAAGAAAAAAATATTGGTGTTGAGCGTGTCCGCGGGCGCCGGTCACATGCGCGCGGCTGAAGCGCTGCGCAGTCATGCCGAAGTCGCGCATGGCGATGTGCATGCCTTGCATCTCGATGTGATGAATTTCGTATCGAGCGCGTTCCGCAAGCTCTACACCAACGCCTACATCAAGCTGGTCGAAAAACATCCGGCATTGTGGGGCATGTTGTATCGCATGACCTCCGAGGCCGAGCCCGATGCGACGCTGCAAAAGATGCGGCGTGGCATCGAACGTTTGAACACCAAGGCGCTGCTCAGGGCAATCGACGCATTTGCGCCGGACGCAATCATCTGTACGCATTTTCTGCCGGCGGAGATTCTGCAGCACGAGATAAAACAAGCCCGGCTGCATGCGCCGGTGTGGGTGCAAGTCACCGATTTCGATCTGCATAAAATGTGGGTGATGCCGCACATGGCGGGTTATTTTGCCGCGAATGACGAAGTCGCTTTTCGCATGCGCGCCGCGGCGATTGCGCCCGCGACGATCCACGTCACCGGCATCCCGATCATGCCCGCATTCGCTCAGCCGCTGTCGCGCGAGGAATGCGCGCGCGAGTTCGGCATCGATCCGGCGCGACCGACATTTCTATTGATGGGCGGCGGTGCCGGCGTCGGCCAGCTTGATCAGGTGGCTGAGCGTTTGATGACCGCGGCCAAGGATTTTCAGCTCGTCGTGCTCGCCGGGAAAAACGTCGCGGTGCTCGGCAAATTGCAGAAGCTGGCGGCGCAACATCCGGGGCGTCTTTTTGCACAAGGTTTCACCCATCACGTCGAACGCCTGATGGCCTGCGCCGATCTTGTGATCACCAAACCCGGCGGACTCACGTCATCGGAATGCCTCGCGATGGGTGTGCCGATGATCGTGCATTCGCCGATTCCCGGACAGGAAGAACGCAATGCCGATTATCTGTTGGAGCAGGGCGCAGCGATGAAAGCGGTCGATACGCTCGGGCTGGAATTTCGCATCCAGATGTTGCTCGCCGAGCCGCGGCGTTTGCAACTCATGCGCGACAAGGCGGCAGCGCTGGGACGTCCGGATGCGGCGGCGAATGTATTGCGCATTGTGTTGTCAGCACTGGCGGCGCGTGACTCGAAATGA
- a CDS encoding helix-turn-helix transcriptional regulator, with amino-acid sequence MIEVKAARIASGRTFSLLSSASDAMQRQGDEGIHVLLCEAYSRVSVPAGMVGLWCPLSSGIWAEALGSRFFIKRGNVYTSDLDYPHEISAPVHGVCIGVLAKHSVWCQLMSMSSKDGSVLPVVFPANDAKPVGLRLTLLQMVRRTLSSSELPGKSAAEHFGQLMVQMQEHFSLMLQRCPGSSEARRRQIFLRLQRARHLIQTSPSKNIDISRLGVLTNYSANQLIRLYGRIFGETPYSSVLRTRVELARSLIRDTNMGFSEVSRLSGFENRTSFARAFKIYSGTTASSFRIALRKTG; translated from the coding sequence GTGATTGAAGTCAAAGCCGCACGCATCGCATCAGGCAGAACTTTTTCTCTGCTGTCATCAGCGTCGGATGCGATGCAGCGCCAGGGGGATGAAGGCATTCATGTCTTGCTGTGCGAAGCTTATTCGCGTGTCTCGGTTCCCGCTGGCATGGTTGGCTTGTGGTGCCCTTTGAGTTCGGGTATCTGGGCTGAAGCACTGGGTTCGCGTTTTTTCATCAAGCGCGGAAATGTCTACACCTCTGATCTGGATTATCCGCATGAAATCAGTGCGCCGGTGCATGGTGTCTGTATTGGCGTGCTGGCTAAACATTCGGTCTGGTGCCAACTCATGTCGATGTCCTCGAAAGATGGCAGCGTTTTGCCGGTGGTGTTTCCGGCCAATGATGCAAAGCCGGTCGGATTGCGCCTGACGCTGCTACAGATGGTGCGTCGCACGCTGAGCAGTTCAGAGTTGCCAGGCAAATCGGCGGCTGAGCATTTCGGTCAGTTGATGGTGCAGATGCAGGAACATTTTTCACTGATGCTGCAACGCTGCCCGGGATCATCCGAGGCACGCAGGCGGCAGATTTTTTTGCGTCTGCAACGTGCGCGGCACCTAATTCAAACCAGTCCTTCAAAAAATATCGATATATCAAGGCTCGGGGTGCTGACAAATTATTCAGCGAACCAATTGATTCGATTATATGGCCGAATATTCGGCGAGACTCCTTATTCAAGCGTATTGCGCACTCGAGTCGAGCTTGCAAGAAGCCTGATTCGTGATACCAATATGGGTTTCAGTGAAGTATCAAGACTCAGCGGTTTCGAAAATAGAACGAGTTTTGCGCGTGCTTTCAAAATCTACTCGGGAACGACCGCATCGTCTTTTCGTATTGCCCTGCGAAAAACCGGCTGA
- a CDS encoding TonB-dependent receptor plug domain-containing protein → MLTHTLSQSIRHALRSGRNYGALLAVPALLTGLPVSVLAQDAGNASTSQKLETIEVTGSRIRRVDVETASPVLTVDRAAIEKSGKLTVGDLVQELPSISGNAATPAMNNGGGSGGSFVSLRGLGTNRTLILVNGHRVVNADINIIPSNLVERIEVLTDGASAVYGSDAIGGVVNFIMRSNYQGAEFSASYGLSDHDDGERKAFNLTFGQTSDKGSIVGGIDYNKFDGILSGSRDYGKYSLTLDTKHPLPGGGYPVLQGGSAASASGFISAPQFANCPSSTAGGGPGGTFVPGAAGGPGGIPAHYRCFSDATDTYNYQAINLIFTPQERTNAYVLGNYKLSDSVEAYMSVFHNKTTSEAQLAPLPLDLFSAQITMDAGQPYNPFGVNVGYKNAAGDVDGSSDLAIRLTALGPRVPHFTTTTDQVVAGLKGSIADTSWQWDASLNYGHNSQLSTFGGSLATGDLAASGSFAATCIPGSTAKGGCINIFDQNDPNTAAILKQYSASPFVNTLSTTREADFNINGNLFDLPAGTVSLAAGGSYRKVYTNINVDYIAVASANTGGNCAVQISACATPFQGGFNVKEVYAEVLVPLLKELPFIHSLNLDLGDRYSDYNTFGSTNNWKAALEYRPLEDLMLRGTVSKVFRAPNTTELFTGLTDSFDNYSKPVSAPSTFLSKNGTQVQTFFAGASVLGAPLLPEIGKSFDFGVVYDPHWVDGLSLSADLWRVYLLNNITRPTGQSIVNFCVANATSPFCNDIVFGSGKIQRINTVIQNFGRLDTRGVDFGMKYRLPETAFGKFSVALDATYTAQYDNQLSVHNADGTTTTAVDHAAGTFDSQFGNIARWRGLSTLGWTYGSFSANWTTRYIGGEKVPLIGHVGAWAQNNVSFGYNIAPLNTRIDVGIDNIADKQPTLYYANTVTNANVDVNTYDTIGRYYFARVSVKF, encoded by the coding sequence ATGCTCACTCACACGCTTTCGCAATCGATCCGCCACGCCTTGCGCTCGGGTCGTAATTACGGAGCCTTGCTCGCTGTCCCCGCATTACTCACCGGTCTGCCGGTGAGCGTACTCGCGCAGGATGCGGGGAACGCGTCCACGTCACAAAAGCTCGAAACGATCGAAGTCACGGGATCACGCATCCGCCGCGTCGATGTGGAAACCGCCAGCCCGGTGCTCACCGTGGATCGCGCCGCGATCGAAAAAAGCGGCAAGCTCACCGTCGGCGATCTGGTGCAGGAATTGCCCAGTATTTCCGGTAACGCCGCTACGCCGGCCATGAACAACGGCGGCGGCTCCGGCGGCTCGTTTGTTTCATTGCGTGGCCTGGGCACCAACCGCACCTTGATCCTGGTCAACGGTCATCGTGTGGTCAACGCCGATATCAATATCATTCCAAGCAACCTGGTCGAACGTATCGAAGTGCTGACCGACGGCGCCTCGGCGGTATACGGCTCTGATGCGATCGGCGGCGTGGTCAACTTCATCATGCGCTCGAACTATCAGGGCGCCGAGTTCAGCGCCAGCTACGGACTGTCCGATCACGACGACGGCGAACGCAAGGCATTCAACCTGACCTTCGGCCAGACCTCGGACAAGGGCAGCATCGTCGGTGGCATCGATTACAACAAGTTCGATGGCATCCTTTCCGGCAGCCGCGACTACGGTAAATACTCGCTCACCCTGGATACCAAACATCCGCTGCCCGGCGGCGGTTATCCGGTATTGCAGGGCGGCTCGGCAGCATCCGCTTCCGGATTCATCTCGGCACCGCAATTCGCCAATTGTCCCTCGTCCACGGCCGGCGGTGGCCCGGGCGGCACGTTTGTTCCCGGCGCCGCTGGCGGCCCGGGTGGGATTCCGGCGCACTATCGCTGCTTCAGCGATGCGACCGACACCTACAACTATCAGGCGATCAACCTGATATTCACGCCGCAAGAGCGCACCAACGCCTACGTGCTGGGCAACTACAAGCTCAGTGATAGTGTGGAAGCCTACATGAGTGTGTTCCACAACAAGACCACCTCCGAAGCACAGTTGGCGCCGTTGCCGCTCGATCTGTTTTCCGCGCAGATCACGATGGATGCGGGACAACCCTACAACCCGTTCGGCGTCAACGTCGGCTACAAGAATGCTGCCGGCGACGTGGATGGATCCAGCGATCTGGCGATTCGTCTGACCGCGCTCGGCCCGCGTGTTCCACACTTCACCACCACGACCGATCAAGTGGTTGCCGGCTTGAAAGGCAGCATCGCCGATACGTCATGGCAATGGGATGCCAGCCTCAACTACGGTCACAACAGCCAGCTTTCCACGTTCGGCGGATCGCTGGCCACCGGCGATCTGGCAGCCAGCGGTTCTTTCGCCGCCACGTGTATTCCTGGCAGCACGGCCAAAGGCGGATGCATCAACATCTTTGATCAGAACGATCCGAATACGGCGGCGATCCTCAAGCAGTATTCGGCGAGTCCGTTCGTCAATACCTTGAGCACGACGCGCGAGGCGGACTTCAATATCAACGGCAATCTGTTCGATTTGCCTGCCGGCACGGTTAGCCTTGCCGCCGGCGGGTCGTATCGCAAGGTCTATACCAACATCAACGTCGACTATATCGCCGTTGCCAGTGCCAATACCGGTGGCAACTGCGCCGTGCAGATTTCGGCCTGCGCCACGCCGTTCCAAGGCGGTTTCAACGTCAAGGAAGTGTATGCCGAAGTGCTGGTTCCACTGCTCAAGGAGCTGCCTTTCATCCACAGCTTGAATCTGGATCTGGGTGATCGGTATTCGGACTACAACACCTTCGGTTCGACCAACAACTGGAAAGCGGCGCTGGAATATCGGCCACTCGAAGACCTGATGTTGCGCGGTACGGTATCCAAGGTGTTCCGTGCGCCGAACACGACCGAATTGTTCACCGGTCTGACCGACTCGTTTGATAACTACAGCAAGCCGGTCAGCGCTCCCTCGACGTTCCTGTCGAAAAACGGGACGCAGGTACAAACCTTCTTTGCCGGCGCCTCGGTGCTCGGTGCGCCGTTGCTGCCGGAGATCGGCAAATCGTTTGACTTCGGCGTGGTCTACGATCCGCATTGGGTGGATGGTCTGTCGCTCAGCGCTGATCTGTGGCGTGTCTACCTGCTCAACAACATCACCCGTCCGACCGGACAGAGCATCGTCAACTTCTGCGTGGCCAATGCGACCAGCCCGTTCTGCAACGACATCGTGTTTGGCAGCGGCAAGATCCAGCGCATCAACACGGTCATTCAGAACTTTGGGCGTCTGGATACGCGCGGCGTGGACTTCGGCATGAAGTATCGTCTGCCCGAAACCGCGTTCGGCAAGTTCAGCGTCGCCCTGGATGCCACCTACACGGCGCAGTACGACAACCAGCTGTCTGTGCATAACGCCGACGGCACGACCACGACGGCGGTGGATCATGCGGCGGGTACGTTCGATTCGCAGTTCGGCAACATCGCCCGCTGGCGCGGCCTCAGTACGCTGGGCTGGACGTACGGCTCGTTCTCGGCCAATTGGACCACGCGGTATATCGGTGGCGAGAAGGTGCCGCTGATCGGTCACGTTGGTGCATGGGCGCAGAACAACGTGTCGTTCGGTTACAACATCGCCCCGCTGAATACGCGTATCGATGTCGGCATCGACAATATCGCCGACAAGCAGCCGACCCTGTACTACGCCAATACCGTGACCAACGCCAACGTCGATGTGAATACCTACGACACCATCGGTCGGTATTATTTCGCGCGGGTCAGTGTGAAGTTCTAG
- a CDS encoding helix-turn-helix domain-containing protein, whose protein sequence is MIEVKAARIPPGRYVTLAQAGDGLQSDWNTGMQVLLCDRYSRVAVPAGVVGLWCPLSAGIWIEALGSRTFVKKGNGYTSDAEYAHEVSMPMHGASIAILARHAVWAKFMAMYSGEISQLPAVFPASQSMPVSMRLALLRLTRSALRSGDTLERLMGDRFGQVMLQMQQHFSPFIQRCPGSSAARKRQIFSRLQRVRHLIQTSPAKDVDISTLAILANYSPNQLIKLFNRVFGETPYFSLVRTRIEFARRLISETNMDISEISRASGFENRTSFARAFKIHSGSTASSFRYAARRA, encoded by the coding sequence GTGATCGAAGTCAAAGCCGCGCGCATTCCTCCGGGTCGCTACGTCACTCTCGCCCAAGCTGGCGATGGGCTCCAGAGCGATTGGAATACCGGCATGCAAGTGTTGCTGTGCGATCGCTACTCGCGTGTGGCCGTACCTGCGGGAGTAGTGGGGCTCTGGTGTCCGCTGAGTGCTGGTATCTGGATTGAAGCGCTGGGCTCACGAACCTTCGTCAAGAAGGGCAATGGCTACACCTCCGATGCGGAATACGCGCATGAGGTGAGCATGCCGATGCACGGCGCGAGCATAGCGATTCTGGCCCGGCATGCGGTATGGGCAAAATTCATGGCGATGTATTCCGGTGAGATAAGTCAGTTGCCGGCGGTATTTCCAGCCAGCCAATCTATGCCTGTGAGCATGCGTCTGGCGTTATTGCGTTTGACACGTAGTGCGTTGCGATCTGGAGATACGTTGGAAAGATTGATGGGTGATCGATTTGGTCAGGTGATGTTGCAAATGCAGCAGCATTTCTCGCCTTTTATCCAGCGTTGTCCTGGTTCATCAGCGGCACGCAAACGGCAGATTTTTTCGCGTCTGCAACGTGTTCGCCATCTGATCCAGACCAGCCCGGCCAAGGATGTCGATATCTCGACGCTGGCAATTCTGGCCAACTATTCTCCGAATCAACTGATCAAGTTGTTCAATCGTGTTTTTGGTGAAACTCCTTATTTTAGTTTGGTGCGAACGCGAATAGAATTTGCTCGCCGCTTGATATCCGAAACCAATATGGATATCAGCGAAATATCCCGCGCCAGCGGTTTTGAAAATCGAACCAGTTTTGCACGTGCTTTCAAGATTCACTCCGGCAGCACTGCTTCGTCATTCCGTTACGCTGCCCGGCGCGCCTGA
- a CDS encoding tetratricopeptide repeat-containing sulfotransferase family protein yields MPVKQKSQAATRLQGLTPYAIQQVIATANALELGRINDAERHIQGALAVFPHHPEILRLLAAILQMRGQLADAVATMQRAVSLRPLDALYYNTLGGVLSDNNDNDAAIASLRRACELDPALAIAWFNLGLVLMRCARSEEAVAALRQAVVLAPSHTSARVMLAEMLRASNRMDDAAAEFRRVIAMRPFTGPAWWGLADLKTVKFSDAEIEQMQRAMQHRDASDDDLIALGFALAHALEQHDRLADSLREIANANARARNRRIWSAAAHSAQLDAILQTFSQPPHPPHPPQPAVPAALGEQVIFIVSMPRSGSTLVEQILASHSQVEGAGELPDLPAVLNEESRRRQQPFPLWVPQMQPHDWQHLGQRYLERTAHWQQQRARFTDKLPNNWLYIGAIRAMLPAAKIIYVRRDPLETCLGCYRQNFSAHEYTRTFADLAAFWRDFDRAVRYWRQAAQSHVHENVYEDLVAYPESKIRELLVFCDLPFEPACLEFHKTQREVLTPSAAQVREPLRRDTARAKRYGSLLDPLRHALQLDAFSE; encoded by the coding sequence ATGCCCGTCAAGCAAAAATCGCAGGCCGCCACACGCTTGCAGGGTTTGACTCCGTACGCCATCCAGCAGGTGATCGCTACGGCAAATGCGCTCGAACTCGGCCGCATCAACGATGCCGAACGCCACATTCAGGGCGCGCTGGCGGTGTTTCCGCATCATCCTGAAATACTGCGGCTGCTGGCTGCGATTCTGCAAATGCGTGGCCAGCTCGCGGATGCGGTCGCGACCATGCAGCGCGCGGTGTCGCTACGTCCGCTCGATGCCTTGTATTACAACACTCTCGGCGGCGTGCTCAGCGACAACAACGATAACGATGCCGCGATCGCCAGCCTGCGCCGCGCGTGCGAACTCGATCCGGCGCTGGCCATCGCGTGGTTCAACCTCGGTCTGGTACTGATGCGTTGCGCGCGTAGCGAAGAAGCCGTGGCCGCGCTGCGCCAAGCCGTTGTATTGGCGCCCAGCCACACCTCGGCGCGCGTGATGCTGGCGGAAATGCTGCGCGCCAGTAATCGAATGGACGATGCCGCCGCTGAGTTTCGTCGTGTGATCGCGATGCGTCCCTTTACCGGCCCCGCATGGTGGGGATTAGCCGATCTGAAAACGGTGAAATTCAGCGATGCCGAAATCGAGCAGATGCAACGCGCAATGCAACATCGCGATGCCAGTGACGACGATTTGATCGCGCTCGGATTTGCGCTGGCACATGCGCTCGAACAGCACGACCGGCTGGCCGATTCGTTACGCGAAATTGCGAACGCCAATGCACGTGCGCGCAATCGCCGAATATGGAGTGCGGCAGCACATTCGGCACAACTCGATGCGATCCTGCAAACGTTTTCGCAGCCGCCGCACCCGCCGCACCCGCCGCAGCCGGCTGTGCCAGCGGCCTTGGGCGAGCAGGTGATCTTCATCGTCAGCATGCCGCGCTCCGGTTCGACCTTGGTGGAGCAGATTCTTGCCTCGCATTCGCAGGTTGAGGGCGCTGGCGAATTGCCGGATCTGCCTGCGGTATTGAATGAAGAATCGCGACGTCGGCAGCAGCCGTTTCCATTGTGGGTGCCGCAGATGCAGCCGCACGATTGGCAACATCTCGGCCAGCGTTACCTCGAACGCACCGCGCACTGGCAACAACAGCGCGCACGCTTTACTGACAAGTTGCCGAACAACTGGCTCTACATCGGCGCGATCCGCGCGATGTTGCCGGCGGCAAAAATAATCTACGTCCGGCGCGATCCGCTGGAAACCTGTCTGGGCTGTTATCGGCAGAATTTTTCCGCGCACGAATACACACGCACGTTTGCTGATCTCGCGGCCTTCTGGCGCGACTTCGATCGTGCCGTACGCTATTGGCGACAGGCGGCGCAGAGTCACGTGCATGAAAATGTGTACGAAGATCTGGTCGCCTACCCCGAATCGAAAATTCGCGAACTGCTTGTATTCTGCGACTTGCCGTTCGAGCCGGCGTGCCTGGAGTTTCACAAGACGCAACGCGAAGTACTCACGCCGAGCGCGGCCCAGGTGCGCGAGCCGCTGCGCCGTGATACCGCGCGTGCCAAGCGCTACGGATCACTGCTCGATCCGCTGCGTCATGCATTGCAGTTGGATGCGTTCTCCGAGTAA
- a CDS encoding TonB-dependent receptor domain-containing protein, with product MLTHTLSQSIRQALRSGRHYGALLAVPALLTGLPVSVLAQDAGNASTSQKLETIEVTGSRIRRVDVETASPVLTVDRAAIEKSGKLTVGDLVQELPSISGNAATPAMNNGGGTGGSFVSLRGLGTNRTLILVNGHRVVNADINVIPSNLVERIEVLTDGASAVYGSDAIGGVVNFIMRSNYQGAELTTSYGISDKDDGERKAFNLTFGQTSDKGSIVGGIDYNKFDGILSGNRDYGKFALTLGKKQQADGGFPVTKGGSVASPSGFISAPQFSGCDSAGGTFDKSAAAAGGIPAHFRCFQSGTSTSEGDTYNYQAINLIFTPQERTNAYVLGNYKLSDSVEAYMSVFHNKTTSEAQLAPLPLDLFSAQITLDAGQPYNPFGTRLGYLGDDGQKSDGSQDLAIRLSALGPRITHFTQVTDQVITGFKGSLADTSWQWDANLNYGHQSVLNTFFGSLASGDLANSGSFSASCIPNSTAKGGCINIFDQNDPNTAKILKQYSAAPFTNTLNTFRQAEFNINGNLFDLPAGTVSLAAGGSYRKVYTNINVDYIAKADPATGNCAVQISACGTPFQGGFSVKEVYAEVLVPLLKDMPFIHTLNLDLGDRYSDYNTFGSTSNWKAALEYRPLEDLLLRGTVSKVFRAPNTTELFTGLTDSFDNYSKPVGSSSMFKSKNNSQVQTFFAGASVLGKPLLPEIGKSFDFGVVYDPHWLDGLSVSADLWRVYLANNITRPTGQSIVNFCAANLTSPFCGNITFAGGQISQINTVIQNFGRLDTRGVDFGMKYRLPETAFGKFSVSLDTTYTAQYDNQLTVKNADGTSTTVADHAAGTFDAQFGNIARWRGLGSLNWSYGSFSAGWTARYIGGEKVPLIGHVGAWTQNNVTFGYNIAPLNTRIDVGIDNIADKQPTLYYTNNVTNANVDVNTYDTIGRYYFARVSVKF from the coding sequence ATGCTCACTCACACGCTTTCGCAATCGATCCGCCAAGCCCTGCGCTCGGGTCGCCATTACGGAGCCTTGCTCGCTGTCCCCGCGTTACTTACCGGTCTGCCGGTCAGCGTTCTCGCGCAGGATGCGGGCAACGCGTCCACATCACAAAAACTCGAAACGATCGAAGTCACGGGATCACGCATCCGCCGCGTCGATGTGGAAACCGCCAGCCCGGTGCTCACCGTGGATCGCGCCGCGATCGAAAAAAGCGGCAAGCTCACCGTCGGCGATCTGGTGCAGGAATTGCCCAGTATTTCCGGTAACGCCGCCACGCCGGCCATGAACAACGGCGGCGGCACGGGCGGCTCGTTTGTGTCGCTACGCGGGCTGGGCACCAACCGTACCTTGATCTTGGTCAACGGTCATCGTGTGGTCAACGCCGACATCAATGTTATTCCAAGCAACCTGGTCGAACGCATCGAAGTGCTGACCGATGGCGCATCCGCTGTATATGGTTCGGATGCGATCGGTGGTGTGGTCAACTTCATCATGCGCTCGAATTATCAGGGCGCAGAATTAACGACCAGCTACGGCATTTCGGACAAGGACGACGGCGAACGCAAGGCATTCAACCTCACCTTCGGCCAAACCTCGGACAAGGGCAGCATCGTCGGTGGCATCGATTACAACAAGTTCGATGGCATCCTTTCCGGTAACCGCGACTACGGTAAGTTCGCTTTGACCCTCGGCAAGAAACAGCAGGCAGATGGCGGTTTCCCCGTGACCAAGGGCGGCTCCGTTGCTTCGCCATCCGGATTCATTTCTGCGCCGCAATTTTCCGGTTGCGACAGCGCCGGCGGCACCTTCGACAAATCCGCGGCAGCAGCCGGCGGCATTCCCGCGCACTTTCGCTGCTTCCAGAGTGGCACGTCCACCAGTGAAGGTGATACCTATAACTACCAAGCGATCAATCTGATATTCACGCCGCAAGAGCGCACCAATGCCTACGTGCTGGGCAACTATAAACTCAGCGATAGCGTAGAAGCCTATATGAGCGTGTTCCACAACAAGACCACATCGGAAGCACAGCTCGCGCCGCTGCCGCTGGATCTTTTTTCCGCACAGATCACGCTTGATGCCGGCCAGCCCTACAACCCATTCGGTACGCGCCTGGGCTATCTTGGCGACGATGGGCAGAAGAGTGATGGCTCGCAGGATCTGGCGATTCGCTTGTCAGCGCTCGGTCCCCGGATCACCCATTTCACTCAGGTAACCGATCAGGTGATCACGGGCTTCAAAGGTAGCCTCGCCGATACCTCATGGCAGTGGGATGCGAATCTCAACTACGGTCATCAGAGTGTTCTCAATACGTTTTTCGGTTCGCTGGCGTCGGGCGATCTGGCCAACAGCGGATCGTTCTCGGCGAGCTGCATTCCGAATAGCACGGCCAAGGGTGGCTGCATCAATATTTTCGACCAGAATGATCCAAACACCGCGAAGATTCTCAAGCAATATTCGGCGGCGCCATTCACTAATACGTTGAACACCTTCCGCCAGGCCGAGTTCAATATCAACGGCAATCTGTTCGATCTGCCAGCGGGCACGGTCAGCCTCGCCGCGGGCGGTTCGTATCGCAAGGTGTACACCAATATTAACGTCGATTACATCGCCAAGGCCGATCCGGCCACGGGTAATTGCGCGGTGCAGATTTCGGCGTGCGGCACGCCGTTCCAGGGTGGCTTCAGCGTCAAGGAGGTGTATGCCGAAGTTCTGGTTCCGTTGCTCAAGGATATGCCGTTCATCCATACCTTGAATCTCGATCTCGGCGATCGCTATTCGGATTACAATACCTTCGGCTCGACCAGCAATTGGAAGGCCGCTCTCGAATATCGCCCGCTCGAAGACCTGTTGCTGCGTGGCACCGTATCTAAAGTTTTCCGCGCGCCGAACACTACTGAACTTTTCACCGGATTGACCGATTCGTTCGACAATTATTCGAAGCCGGTGGGTTCGAGCTCGATGTTCAAGTCGAAGAATAATAGTCAGGTGCAGACGTTCTTCGCTGGCGCCTCCGTGCTAGGCAAACCATTGCTGCCGGAAATCGGCAAGTCGTTCGACTTCGGCGTGGTCTACGATCCGCACTGGCTCGATGGGCTTTCCGTCAGCGCCGATCTTTGGCGGGTTTATCTGGCGAACAACATCACGCGTCCGACCGGGCAGAGCATTGTCAACTTCTGCGCGGCCAATCTCACCAGTCCGTTCTGCGGCAACATCACCTTTGCCGGTGGCCAGATTTCGCAAATCAATACGGTTATCCAGAACTTCGGCCGACTCGATACGCGCGGCGTGGATTTCGGCATGAAATACCGCTTGCCGGAAACCGCATTCGGCAAGTTCAGCGTGTCGCTGGATACGACCTACACTGCGCAGTACGACAACCAGTTGACGGTGAAAAATGCGGATGGAACCAGCACCACCGTGGCTGATCATGCCGCCGGCACGTTCGACGCGCAGTTCGGCAATATCGCGCGCTGGCGCGGCTTGGGCAGCCTGAACTGGAGCTACGGTTCGTTCTCCGCTGGCTGGACCGCGCGCTACATTGGCGGTGAAAAAGTGCCGCTGATCGGGCATGTGGGCGCATGGACGCAAAATAACGTGACCTTCGGTTACAACATCGCGCCGCTGAATACGCGGATCGATGTCGGCATCGACAATATCGCCGACAAGCAGCCCACGTTGTATTACACCAACAACGTTACCAACGCCAACGTCGACGTAAATACTTATGACACTATTGGTCGGTATTATTTCGCGCGGGTGAGCGTGAAGTTCTAA